A window of the Butyricimonas virosa genome harbors these coding sequences:
- a CDS encoding FecR family protein, with protein MTDDKRHINWDLIVRHLMDVATDEEREEVERWLAENEGNGEYYRKAKRYFETYYTGKETRVVDCKGAWNEFVVYADKSRETHIWRAIVKYAAILLFPLCVGFGYWFLENDESQTTFVSEDISIEPGTTKAVLVFNSGQQVKLTDSIAFGQAIEKFKPSGQIDEAVEYNKIIVPRGGEYNLVLADGTSVMINSDSKLNVPDRFEGKERRVRLEGEALFHVARDVEHPFIVETVGGDVTVLGTVFNVNAYSDEDYVQTTLVEGSVAFQGKGMADAKTISPGEQITYDLQTNGINVERVNTDIFTAWTEGKWIIEGMRLDEIMKQLARWYDITVFYQNPEAKELVFTGDLEKYNKCNVILDIISLTTNVEFELKERVIIVKMK; from the coding sequence ATGACAGATGATAAAAGGCACATAAATTGGGATCTGATTGTGAGACATCTCATGGATGTTGCTACAGACGAAGAGAGGGAAGAGGTCGAGAGATGGCTGGCAGAAAATGAGGGTAATGGAGAATATTATCGTAAAGCAAAACGATATTTTGAAACCTATTACACGGGAAAAGAAACTCGTGTGGTGGATTGCAAGGGAGCGTGGAATGAATTTGTCGTTTATGCAGATAAATCTCGGGAAACACATATTTGGAGAGCAATTGTTAAATATGCGGCAATTCTGTTGTTTCCTCTATGCGTGGGATTCGGTTACTGGTTTCTGGAAAATGATGAATCCCAAACGACATTTGTCTCGGAGGACATATCCATTGAGCCGGGAACAACAAAGGCCGTGTTGGTATTTAATTCCGGTCAACAAGTAAAATTAACGGATTCTATTGCTTTTGGACAAGCGATAGAAAAATTCAAACCTAGTGGTCAGATTGACGAAGCGGTAGAATATAATAAAATTATCGTACCTAGAGGCGGTGAGTATAACTTGGTTTTGGCGGATGGTACGAGCGTGATGATAAATTCCGATTCAAAATTAAATGTTCCGGATCGTTTCGAGGGAAAAGAACGACGTGTTCGTTTGGAGGGAGAGGCTTTGTTTCATGTGGCTCGAGATGTGGAACATCCTTTTATTGTTGAAACAGTTGGTGGAGATGTTACGGTTTTGGGAACCGTATTTAATGTAAATGCTTATTCGGATGAAGATTATGTGCAAACTACCTTGGTAGAAGGGAGTGTCGCTTTTCAAGGAAAAGGAATGGCTGATGCCAAGACGATTTCTCCCGGAGAACAGATTACCTATGATCTTCAGACAAATGGCATAAACGTGGAACGAGTGAATACAGATATATTCACGGCGTGGACCGAAGGGAAGTGGATCATTGAAGGAATGCGTTTGGATGAGATCATGAAGCAATTGGCCCGGTGGTATGATATTACAGTATTTTATCAGAATCCGGAAGCTAAAGAGCTTGTATTTACTGGAGATTTGGAGAAGTATAATAAATGTAATGTTATCTTGGATATTATATCCTTGACAACAAATGTTGAATTTGAATTAAAAGAGAGAGTGATTATTGTGAAAATGAAATAA
- a CDS encoding class II aldolase/adducin family protein — translation MITKEQVEIFVTQAHRYGEARLMLCSSGNLSWRVGDKMLVSGTGSWLPVLPPEKVAVCDIISGQVENGVRPSMESVFHLGIFRNRPDVNVVLHFQSEYTTVVACMKNKPLDFNVTLEVPYHVGEVAVLPYFRPGSPELAEAVIEAMQEHDAVLLSNHGQVVCGRDFDEVLERALFFEMACRIIVQSRMDYTVLSQKEVEDLRNSLGLARIP, via the coding sequence ATGATCACGAAAGAACAGGTTGAAATTTTTGTGACTCAAGCCCATCGGTATGGGGAGGCTCGACTGATGCTTTGCAGTAGTGGTAATTTATCTTGGCGGGTGGGAGACAAGATGCTCGTTTCCGGAACAGGTTCGTGGCTACCGGTTTTGCCCCCGGAGAAAGTTGCCGTGTGTGATATCATTTCCGGGCAAGTGGAAAACGGGGTACGTCCTTCCATGGAAAGTGTTTTTCATTTGGGGATTTTCAGGAATCGTCCGGATGTGAATGTGGTGTTGCATTTTCAATCGGAATATACCACGGTGGTGGCTTGCATGAAAAATAAACCGTTAGATTTTAACGTGACATTGGAAGTTCCTTACCATGTGGGCGAGGTTGCCGTGTTACCGTATTTTCGTCCCGGTTCACCAGAATTAGCGGAAGCGGTGATAGAGGCTATGCAAGAGCATGATGCAGTTTTGTTAAGTAATCACGGGCAAGTGGTATGTGGTCGAGACTTTGACGAAGTGCTTGAGCGGGCTCTCTTTTTCGAAATGGCTTGTCGGATTATCGTCCAGAGCCGGATGGATTATACAGTACTTTCCCAAAAAGAGGTAGAAGATTTGCGGAATAGCTTGGGATTAGCGAGAATTCCGTAA
- a CDS encoding RNA polymerase sigma-70 factor yields the protein MDIEEDLILARIKKRDKEAFRYLYEYYFAKMVLFAESYLYDEEEARDLVQDLFFHLWKHAGALQVATSVKAYLFTSVRNRCLNVIRDRKIRDEHNNKLFEAQLFSGTEDVIIDEDVHRRLQEALNSLPDKCREIILLKVVEGKKNKEIAEQLNIAETTVKTQVQRAYRMLRERLVPIFLLIEYLQGGF from the coding sequence ATGGATATTGAAGAGGATTTGATTTTAGCTCGTATAAAAAAACGCGATAAAGAGGCGTTTCGATACCTCTATGAGTATTATTTTGCCAAAATGGTTCTGTTTGCCGAGAGTTATTTGTATGATGAAGAGGAGGCAAGGGATTTAGTGCAGGACCTATTCTTCCATTTATGGAAGCATGCCGGAGCATTGCAAGTGGCCACTTCTGTGAAAGCTTATTTGTTCACTTCGGTGCGGAATCGTTGTTTGAATGTGATACGGGATCGGAAAATCAGGGATGAGCATAACAATAAATTGTTTGAGGCACAGCTTTTCTCCGGAACCGAAGACGTGATTATTGATGAGGACGTGCATCGACGCCTTCAAGAAGCTTTGAATTCGTTACCTGATAAGTGCCGGGAGATTATTTTATTGAAAGTGGTGGAGGGAAAGAAAAATAAAGAGATTGCCGAGCAATTAAATATTGCCGAAACAACGGTGAAAACTCAGGTACAACGAGCGTATCGTATGTTGCGTGAGAGATTGGTTCCCATTTTCTTACTCATTGAATATTTACAAGGAGGTTTCTAA
- a CDS encoding PAS domain-containing sensor histidine kinase: protein MWGYIIAGVVILGNLVFFFSRRRKISIPRESMENIMAEKVIASVPDMIFMVDNQFNIQKIYNADPVKLSLPVETLIGRNLKDCVDPSFVDIVISNLREALISDKVYEVEYTVSVHGKITYYEERFKRVQENLVACFERDITGRKKNEVAIRQNQRLLNAVLDNMPMPLIIKDIDDDLKYVFWNKQCELQGGYSREEIIGKTDIEVYGKERGEHYRDVDFKIIEEGNSYQVQEVYETPDGGRHVSIVNKNVVSNDVHHWLLATRWDITDLIRIQEQLQEVNQQLRMAFSVTNTVPMIWDLKEDLIRFKYSEFKVGNENFYKERDGQSSLEAVNNMHPDDREIMSRLFADIKNGQIDNLHREVRYDVRGLYEDYYDLYLTIEKKDIAGKPLRVVGTLRNITESKLYEKTLMEAKQNVEKIQEINQLILDHSNNGLVYLRPDYMIEWENLARYSEHPLAGRYKAGLCCYKSVMHRDSPCPGCVMHKALETGKREMKEVTFDDEFTVEITATPVYDIKNEGQIRGVVLKYEDVSERTRVANEWKRAKEAAEMSDRLKSIFLSNMSHEIRTPLNAIVGFSELLVNTDDPKDKEEYMAIINRNNELLLQLISDILDLSKIEAGTLEFIYDMVDINEMLRGLEMSYRQKIAEHPGIDISFTSHMDECVVYTEKNRVMQVISNFLNNALKFTREGHIHFGYEEQENGLRFFVSDTGKGIPVEKQGEIFKRFVKLDSFTNGTGLGLAICQTIVRKLGGEIGVLSEEGKGSTFWFTLPVRPGNC, encoded by the coding sequence ATGTGGGGATATATTATTGCCGGAGTAGTGATTCTAGGAAACCTTGTGTTCTTTTTTTCTCGTAGGAGAAAAATCTCTATTCCACGGGAAAGTATGGAAAATATTATGGCAGAAAAGGTTATTGCCTCAGTTCCCGACATGATTTTCATGGTAGATAACCAGTTTAATATACAAAAAATTTATAATGCTGATCCTGTGAAACTTTCTTTACCGGTGGAGACATTGATTGGTAGGAATTTGAAGGATTGTGTTGATCCCTCGTTTGTAGACATCGTGATATCCAATTTGAGGGAAGCGTTGATTTCGGATAAAGTGTACGAGGTGGAGTATACCGTGTCTGTTCATGGTAAGATAACTTATTACGAGGAGCGGTTCAAGCGTGTACAAGAAAACTTGGTGGCTTGTTTTGAACGGGATATTACGGGACGAAAGAAGAACGAGGTTGCGATAAGACAGAATCAGCGATTGCTGAATGCGGTGCTGGACAATATGCCAATGCCTCTGATCATAAAAGATATAGATGATGATTTGAAGTATGTTTTCTGGAATAAACAGTGTGAGTTACAGGGTGGATATTCCCGAGAAGAAATTATCGGTAAAACTGATATAGAGGTATATGGAAAGGAACGAGGCGAGCATTACCGGGATGTCGATTTTAAAATTATTGAAGAAGGAAATTCTTATCAAGTGCAAGAAGTGTACGAGACTCCTGATGGCGGGAGACACGTTTCTATCGTGAATAAAAATGTGGTGTCTAATGATGTGCATCATTGGTTGCTGGCAACTCGCTGGGATATAACAGATCTTATTCGTATACAGGAACAACTTCAAGAGGTGAATCAGCAATTGCGGATGGCTTTCTCGGTTACGAACACGGTTCCGATGATCTGGGACTTGAAAGAAGACCTTATCCGGTTTAAATATTCCGAATTTAAGGTCGGGAATGAAAATTTTTATAAAGAACGGGATGGTCAGTCCTCGCTGGAGGCAGTTAATAACATGCATCCGGATGACCGGGAAATCATGTCCCGGCTTTTTGCGGATATAAAAAACGGGCAGATAGATAATTTGCACCGGGAGGTTCGTTATGATGTTCGAGGGTTATATGAGGATTACTATGACTTGTATTTGACGATCGAGAAAAAGGATATTGCGGGAAAACCTTTGCGGGTTGTTGGGACATTGCGAAATATAACCGAGAGTAAGTTGTACGAGAAGACCTTGATGGAGGCGAAGCAAAATGTGGAGAAAATTCAGGAGATCAATCAGCTTATTCTTGATCACTCGAATAATGGATTGGTGTATCTTCGCCCGGATTACATGATTGAATGGGAGAACTTGGCCCGGTATTCCGAGCATCCGCTGGCCGGCAGGTACAAGGCCGGGTTGTGTTGCTACAAGAGTGTCATGCATCGGGATTCTCCTTGCCCGGGTTGCGTGATGCATAAGGCGTTAGAGACGGGAAAGCGGGAAATGAAGGAGGTTACTTTTGATGACGAGTTCACGGTAGAGATCACGGCCACGCCTGTTTATGATATAAAGAACGAGGGGCAGATTCGGGGTGTCGTGTTGAAATACGAGGATGTTTCCGAGCGTACCCGGGTTGCCAATGAATGGAAACGGGCGAAAGAAGCGGCGGAGATGTCCGATCGGTTAAAGTCAATCTTCCTGTCTAACATGAGTCACGAGATTCGTACCCCCTTGAATGCCATCGTGGGATTCAGTGAATTGCTCGTAAACACGGATGATCCGAAGGATAAAGAGGAGTACATGGCCATTATTAATCGAAATAATGAATTACTATTGCAGTTGATTAGTGATATTTTGGATTTATCAAAGATTGAGGCGGGAACGTTGGAATTTATTTATGATATGGTCGATATAAACGAGATGCTGCGGGGATTGGAAATGAGTTATCGCCAGAAGATTGCGGAGCATCCCGGTATTGATATTTCTTTCACTTCTCACATGGATGAATGTGTTGTTTACACGGAAAAGAATCGGGTGATGCAGGTGATTTCGAATTTTCTGAATAACGCGCTTAAATTTACCCGAGAGGGACATATCCATTTTGGTTATGAAGAGCAGGAAAATGGGTTGCGATTTTTCGTTTCAGACACGGGAAAAGGCATTCCGGTAGAAAAGCAAGGTGAAATCTTCAAACGTTTTGTCAAATTGGATAGTTTTACCAACGGAACGGGGTTGGGGTTGGCTATTTGCCAAACAATTGTCCGTAAACTGGGAGGAGAGATCGGGGTCCTTTCCGAGGAAGGCAAAGGAAGTACTTTTTGGTTTACCTTGCCTGTCAGACCGGGAAATTGTTAA
- a CDS encoding thioredoxin family protein, whose protein sequence is MKYIKLWLVILFLGLLGTASAQITFFEGTFEDAMAKAKKEKKNLFVDFYADWCEPCKLMGEQVFVLPEVGEYFNKNFVCCQLNVESPENKALVQKYKINALPTMLFLNVKGEVLQSINGTKEPAAFVHEAKVVMGEALSFEKLYEKVKKEKKNLDLRQELLLQAPAFIGTQEGYNREKWITRIESLFDAYVADKTLDKMVNPEDFTLLTMFHQQKDKNDPIFDALVKNYQGYVEQVGKADVNRYIISLYNGYIISLCRNGKVEYKQELERLNGDLNQVYGGIPFGDLTAFEAVNFLADGYYNLYRKNLDVFFENMNKYFQGASSTLTVNNYTGPVEDLFSLYQGNIPENAYPKVIPWLEKALAFPQMSVLLRTRVLCLLGDCWKETGDRTKAKQCYNQAFIVSAEIENKQLMVQLQKMIQDRLSVL, encoded by the coding sequence ATGAAATATATAAAATTATGGTTGGTAATCTTATTTTTAGGATTACTGGGAACAGCATCTGCTCAGATTACTTTTTTTGAAGGGACATTTGAAGATGCCATGGCGAAAGCGAAAAAGGAAAAAAAGAATCTTTTTGTAGATTTTTATGCAGATTGGTGTGAACCTTGTAAACTGATGGGGGAACAGGTTTTCGTGTTGCCTGAAGTAGGGGAATATTTTAACAAGAATTTTGTTTGTTGCCAGTTAAATGTCGAGTCTCCCGAGAACAAAGCGTTAGTACAAAAATACAAGATAAATGCTTTGCCTACGATGTTGTTTCTTAACGTGAAAGGGGAAGTGCTTCAATCGATTAACGGCACCAAAGAGCCTGCTGCTTTTGTGCATGAGGCCAAGGTTGTTATGGGAGAAGCTTTGAGTTTTGAAAAGTTGTACGAGAAGGTGAAGAAGGAAAAGAAAAATTTGGATTTGCGGCAAGAGTTATTGTTGCAAGCTCCGGCTTTCATCGGTACACAGGAGGGATACAACCGGGAAAAGTGGATCACTCGTATAGAATCCTTGTTCGATGCTTACGTGGCTGATAAAACATTGGATAAGATGGTGAACCCTGAGGATTTTACTCTACTGACAATGTTTCACCAGCAAAAAGATAAGAATGACCCGATTTTTGATGCTTTGGTGAAGAATTATCAGGGATACGTGGAACAGGTGGGGAAGGCAGACGTGAACAGGTATATTATCAGTTTGTATAACGGGTATATCATATCCTTGTGTCGTAATGGCAAGGTAGAATACAAGCAGGAACTGGAGCGGTTGAATGGAGACCTGAATCAGGTTTACGGTGGAATACCGTTTGGGGATCTTACTGCTTTTGAAGCTGTTAATTTCCTTGCTGACGGGTATTATAATTTGTACCGAAAGAATTTGGATGTGTTTTTTGAAAATATGAATAAATATTTTCAAGGAGCGAGCTCGACATTGACGGTTAATAATTACACGGGACCGGTGGAAGATTTATTCTCGTTATATCAAGGTAATATTCCTGAAAATGCTTACCCGAAGGTGATTCCATGGTTGGAAAAAGCGTTAGCTTTTCCGCAGATGTCCGTACTGTTGAGAACCCGCGTACTTTGTCTGTTGGGAGATTGTTGGAAAGAAACTGGGGACCGAACAAAGGCAAAGCAGTGTTATAATCAGGCTTTTATCGTGAGTGCGGAGATTGAGAATAAACAGTTGATGGTGCAATTACAGAAAATGATTCAAGATCGGTTGAGTGTGTTATGA
- a CDS encoding TlpA family protein disulfide reductase, which translates to MSIDVWATWCGPCNAEIPHLKKLEEEFEGRNIYFVSISCDDSRNAWERFVQVKQLGGI; encoded by the coding sequence GTGTCCATTGATGTATGGGCCACGTGGTGCGGGCCATGTAATGCCGAAATACCTCATCTGAAAAAGTTGGAAGAGGAATTTGAGGGGCGAAACATCTATTTTGTCAGTATTTCTTGTGATGATAGTCGGAATGCGTGGGAAAGATTTGTTCAAGTGAAACAGTTGGGAGGAATCTAG
- a CDS encoding M16 family metallopeptidase, producing the protein MRSLLLLLFLCSYCFSIAQKDSNTFRCGKLKNGLTYYIRHTAAQPGYADYYLVQNVGSLMEDEDQNGLAHVLEHMAFHATESFPEGVPAFLQRHGIETFNAVTRYDETIYHVDHVPTISSELVDSCVLVLRDWSGFLMLKPEDMDRERKVIREERRIRMNVSKRVQKMAEPYLYNRSKYALHDIIGSVEVVQNFTPEQLCGYYNDFYRPDQQAVIIMGDIDVARVEATVKRLFEVIPKRENPKPRLVYRIEDNEEPLYAKLIDNEIPNNSIQLVKRIPRPRVNSLEEMLREMLLRDFYNSIMRGYITEYVEAGESYLLGAGAWISSLVRNYDSFNLVLTSLPGKEREALQQVLEQVEYVHRFGFADEVLQPLIENYRQGVKSNMGQEKSMPNDVFLQIYQDNFLLGRPVCTVDEKLAATLSVLDSLSAKSFQDWITGWYKGRDNWVFLMQGNDSTYLFPDAQEIEKMIRDSHSVDMEKERPQEQMVEENAELIDFEIKPGRIVKERKIKALDAEEWILDNGARVFYKYTDGDKGMFNMLAGSPGGRSVLKAEDLPSADALSALFLQGGLYKYDMRTLGFFLKDHTVDVNLSLEERSESISVVGASVDAELAFQLFYLTVERPRFDRVLYNRFVAINRMNRANLKATLNDTISEMLSSIRRMESPRLWRKDTTYYAAMNYNRMIQIYKERFQDASDFTFYLVGDIEREKARELTIKYVGAVSSVFRKEKAVEHVYERRENITKDVEVNMPDRKYLVSIEFYNKLKTNPTEELCMRILKMYFQYHFQEKIRGDQGAAYSVQVLGGTSSSPNYQQELFIRFATSLDEGPEMRSLVRERIQEFLKQGITDEEVEDFILAIKKEKKSADDVAYNTIVFWTDNLQFYNKTGKRMDSPIYFDSIVDKIKAKDVLVFARKFFNSAQCVDLVIKSKY; encoded by the coding sequence ATGAGAAGTTTACTATTGTTGTTGTTCCTGTGTTCTTATTGTTTTTCTATCGCCCAGAAGGATTCCAATACCTTCCGTTGCGGTAAGCTAAAGAACGGGTTGACTTATTATATCCGCCATACGGCAGCCCAACCGGGATATGCTGATTATTATCTTGTGCAGAATGTCGGTTCTTTGATGGAAGACGAGGACCAAAATGGGTTAGCTCATGTGTTGGAACACATGGCATTTCATGCCACGGAAAGTTTTCCGGAAGGAGTGCCGGCTTTTTTGCAGCGACATGGGATTGAAACATTTAATGCCGTTACGAGGTATGATGAAACGATATACCATGTTGATCATGTACCGACGATATCCTCGGAATTGGTAGATTCTTGCGTGTTAGTTTTGCGGGATTGGTCCGGTTTTCTGATGTTGAAGCCGGAAGATATGGATCGGGAGCGTAAAGTGATCCGGGAGGAACGTCGGATCAGAATGAATGTATCTAAGCGAGTACAGAAAATGGCAGAGCCTTACCTGTACAACAGGAGTAAGTATGCCCTTCATGATATTATCGGTTCCGTAGAGGTAGTGCAAAATTTTACTCCAGAGCAACTTTGCGGTTATTATAACGATTTCTATCGTCCGGATCAACAGGCTGTGATTATTATGGGGGATATTGATGTCGCACGGGTAGAGGCTACGGTGAAACGTTTGTTTGAGGTCATTCCTAAAAGAGAAAATCCGAAACCCAGGCTTGTTTATAGAATTGAGGATAATGAAGAGCCTTTATATGCTAAGTTAATTGATAATGAAATTCCTAATAATTCAATCCAGTTAGTGAAACGTATCCCTCGTCCTCGTGTGAATTCTTTGGAAGAGATGTTGCGAGAGATGTTGCTGCGAGATTTTTACAATTCGATTATGAGGGGATATATAACGGAATATGTAGAAGCGGGAGAGTCTTATCTTTTGGGGGCTGGTGCATGGATTTCTAGTTTGGTGAGAAATTATGATAGTTTTAATTTGGTATTGACCTCATTACCGGGAAAGGAAAGGGAGGCTTTGCAACAAGTATTGGAGCAGGTCGAATATGTACATCGTTTTGGATTTGCGGATGAGGTTTTGCAACCTTTAATTGAGAATTATCGGCAAGGGGTGAAATCGAATATGGGGCAAGAAAAGAGTATGCCTAATGATGTGTTTCTCCAGATTTATCAAGATAACTTTTTGTTAGGCAGGCCTGTATGTACGGTTGATGAGAAACTTGCGGCCACTTTGTCGGTGCTTGACTCGTTGTCTGCTAAAAGTTTTCAGGATTGGATCACTGGTTGGTACAAAGGACGGGATAATTGGGTGTTCCTCATGCAAGGTAATGATTCTACTTATCTTTTCCCGGATGCACAAGAGATTGAAAAGATGATTCGGGATTCCCATTCGGTTGATATGGAAAAGGAGCGTCCTCAAGAACAGATGGTAGAGGAAAATGCTGAATTAATTGATTTCGAAATTAAGCCGGGGAGGATCGTGAAAGAGAGGAAGATAAAAGCGTTGGATGCGGAAGAGTGGATATTGGATAACGGGGCTAGAGTCTTTTATAAATATACGGATGGTGATAAAGGCATGTTTAATATGTTGGCGGGAAGTCCCGGTGGACGTTCTGTTCTGAAAGCCGAGGATTTGCCATCCGCTGATGCGTTATCAGCCTTGTTTTTGCAAGGTGGTTTGTATAAGTATGATATGCGTACGTTAGGATTTTTTCTGAAGGATCATACGGTTGATGTGAATCTGTCTTTAGAGGAACGTTCGGAGAGTATTAGTGTTGTCGGGGCATCGGTTGATGCAGAACTTGCTTTTCAGTTGTTCTACCTGACAGTGGAGCGTCCTCGTTTTGATCGTGTGCTTTATAATCGTTTTGTGGCAATTAATCGGATGAATCGGGCGAATTTAAAGGCGACGCTAAACGATACGATTAGTGAGATGTTATCTTCGATTAGAAGAATGGAATCACCTCGTCTTTGGAGAAAGGATACTACTTACTATGCGGCAATGAATTATAATCGAATGATTCAAATCTATAAGGAACGTTTTCAAGATGCTTCTGATTTTACATTTTATTTGGTGGGGGATATTGAAAGAGAGAAAGCTCGTGAGTTGACGATTAAATATGTGGGAGCCGTTTCTTCCGTGTTTAGAAAGGAGAAGGCAGTGGAGCATGTCTACGAGCGAAGAGAGAATATAACGAAAGATGTTGAAGTGAATATGCCGGATCGCAAATATCTAGTCAGTATAGAGTTTTATAACAAATTGAAAACCAATCCGACAGAAGAGTTGTGTATGCGTATTTTGAAAATGTATTTTCAGTATCATTTTCAAGAAAAAATTCGAGGAGATCAAGGAGCTGCATATAGCGTCCAAGTATTAGGGGGAACTTCTTCTTCACCCAATTATCAACAGGAGCTTTTTATTCGTTTTGCAACATCTCTGGATGAAGGGCCGGAGATGAGGAGTTTAGTACGTGAGCGAATTCAGGAATTTTTGAAACAAGGTATAACTGATGAAGAGGTGGAAGATTTTATTCTTGCTATAAAAAAGGAGAAGAAATCGGCTGATGATGTCGCTTATAATACCATTGTTTTTTGGACAGATAATCTCCAGTTTTATAATAAAACGGGAAAACGAATGGACTCCCCGATTTATTTTGACTCTATTGTTGACAAGATTAAAGCGAAGGATGTGCTCGTTTTTGCCCGGAAGTTTTTTAACTCGGCGCAATGTGTCGATTTAGTAATTAAGTCAAAATATTGA
- a CDS encoding lipoprotein — protein MAKITYMLKGVILVMVLALGSCTKWNYHDGGLSDGVHDCSMWEYFHTQPHDWDSTMIMIEHAGLKELFEGRGEHEQITFFGVTNLSILNYMLQNGYKRVIDIPVEDCKNILCKLIVPKRLMVNDIPRGQIVANTGEKVDGMETQTLRGSVFMWTHQEPYMQIEEAGEVSLYIRTNSGSVSFRVVSTDIQTNNGVVQAMGYAFDLNKI, from the coding sequence ATGGCAAAAATAACATATATGTTGAAAGGAGTGATCCTTGTTATGGTGTTAGCATTAGGATCATGTACAAAATGGAATTATCACGACGGAGGGTTATCTGACGGGGTTCATGATTGTTCGATGTGGGAATATTTTCATACACAACCACATGATTGGGATTCTACAATGATTATGATTGAGCATGCCGGTTTAAAAGAATTGTTTGAAGGACGGGGGGAACATGAGCAAATTACATTCTTTGGTGTAACAAACTTGAGTATCCTAAATTACATGTTGCAAAATGGGTACAAGAGGGTGATAGATATTCCGGTTGAGGATTGTAAGAATATTTTGTGCAAGTTAATCGTGCCGAAGCGATTGATGGTCAACGATATTCCTAGAGGACAGATTGTTGCCAATACAGGGGAAAAAGTGGATGGCATGGAAACACAGACATTAAGGGGATCTGTATTTATGTGGACTCACCAGGAACCTTATATGCAAATAGAGGAAGCGGGAGAAGTTTCATTGTATATCAGGACTAATTCCGGTTCAGTCAGTTTTAGGGTTGTGTCGACAGATATTCAGACAAATAACGGTGTCGTACAGGCCATGGGATATGCTTTTGATTTGAATAAAATTTAA
- a CDS encoding Dps family protein yields the protein MKALNLIGLDKEKSKELVNHLNDLLANYQIFYQNLRGFHWNVKGSNFFELHAKFEEYYNDAIEKVDEIAERVLTLEGTPLHSYSAYMKQAEIKEVTEVSDGNRCVKEIVGNLGILIRKEREILALAAEIGDDGTQDMINPYISEQEKNLWMLRAYLSE from the coding sequence ATGAAAGCACTAAATTTAATCGGATTGGACAAAGAGAAGTCAAAAGAGTTGGTAAACCATTTGAATGACTTGTTGGCAAATTACCAGATTTTTTACCAGAATTTGAGAGGATTCCATTGGAACGTGAAAGGAAGTAACTTTTTCGAGTTACATGCCAAATTTGAAGAATACTATAATGATGCTATCGAGAAGGTAGACGAGATTGCTGAACGCGTGCTTACGTTGGAAGGAACCCCGTTACATTCGTATTCCGCTTACATGAAACAGGCTGAGATTAAAGAGGTAACGGAGGTTTCCGACGGGAATCGTTGCGTGAAGGAGATTGTGGGGAATTTGGGGATATTGATTCGTAAAGAACGTGAAATATTGGCTTTGGCCGCGGAAATCGGTGATGATGGAACTCAAGATATGATTAATCCTTACATTTCCGAGCAAGAAAAGAATTTATGGATGCTACGTGCATATTTAAGTGAATAA